In a single window of the Zonotrichia leucophrys gambelii isolate GWCS_2022_RI chromosome 2, RI_Zleu_2.0, whole genome shotgun sequence genome:
- the MRPL53 gene encoding large ribosomal subunit protein mL53 produces MASKVNLVLRPVKSIVVRFCPFEPNVESTRKFLQRIYHKKIQATNTNCEVTADVRHDGSEPVVDVTFADGDRLIMKGAHLTAGEMLTALASRCNAKDLKEEQKSKKKNP; encoded by the exons ATGGCGTCCAAGGTGAACCTGGTGCTGCGGCCGGTGAAGAGTATCGTGGTGCGGTTCTGCCCCTTCGAGCCCAACGTGGAGAGCACCAG aaaatttctcCAAAGAATTTAccataaaaaaatccaagctACTAATACAAACTGTGAAGTGACTGCTGATGTGAGACATGATGGATCTGAACCAGTTGTAGATGTTACATTTG CTGATGGAGATCGACTGATAATGAAGGGAGCCCACTTGACCGCAGGGGAAATGTTAACAGCATTGGCATCCAGATGTAATGCAAAAGACCtgaaggaagaacagaaaagcaagaagaaGAATCCCTGA
- the LOC135444517 gene encoding fatty acid-binding protein 5 — protein sequence MAIDAFLGKWCLISSEGFDEYMKELGVGMAMRKMGSMAKPDVYIIQDGDTITMKTESTFKTSQFSFKLGEKFEENTLDGRKTQTLVSLKDDGSLLQEQEWDGKKTTITRKLVDGKLVVECDMNGVKCVRVYQKA from the exons ATGGCCATCGACGCGTTTTTGGGTAAATGGTGCCTCATCTCCAGCGAGGGCTTCGACGAGTACATGAAGGAGCTGG GTGTGGGTATGGCCATGAGAAAAATGGGAAGCATGGCCAAGCCAGACGTTTACATTATTCAGGATGGGGACACCATCACCATGAAAACAGAAAGCACCTTCAAAACTTCACAGTTCAGCTTCAAGCTTGGTGAGAAATTTGAAGAAAACACATTAGATGGTAGGAAAACTCAG ACCCTTGTCAGCTTAAAAGATGATGGCTCATTGCTCcaagagcaggaatgggatggcAAGAAGACCACAATAACAAGGAAGCTCGTGGATGGAAAATTGGTGGTG GAGTGTGACATGAATGGTGTCAAGTGTGTTAGAGTCTACCAGAAGGCATGA